The Amycolatopsis mongoliensis genome includes a window with the following:
- a CDS encoding FtsW/RodA/SpoVE family cell cycle protein, producing MPTQRRGAELALTAFAAVLFAAATALVDAAQCHPASVDVVGYGAGFVVVFTGAHTAVRRWAPHADPLILPCVALLNGLGVVMIRRLDLAHAAAGQPTEDASRQALWTVLGAGAFVAVLAAVRDHRRLARFGYTAGLVAVVATAVPALLPSGVSEVNGAKVWIRLGPVSVEPGEFAKILLVVFAAAFLVRKRELFATAGRRIAGVELPRPRDLGPIAIATAACLGMLTFEKELGAALLFFGIILVMVYTATGKAVWIGLGGTLFAGGSVLACTLFTHVRQRVANWIDPLATYDLPGGGYQLAQGLFGLGTGGLTGTGLGAGRPEAVPEASTDFITAAIGEELGLTGLAAVLVVYLLIALRGLRAALTVREPFGKLLAGGLAFALVLQIFVVVGGVTKLIPETGLTAPFLSAGGSSLLANYGLVAVLVRVSDAANRPAAPDAAPVRTPVAEELTRLVRPVVAKLAALPGADALPPPPARPVPAIPGDPLGLGLFRGGPCDLVPSGRPTRVFGTHPGRTP from the coding sequence GTGCCCACGCAACGCCGGGGCGCCGAGCTGGCGCTGACCGCGTTCGCGGCCGTGCTCTTCGCCGCCGCGACGGCACTGGTCGACGCCGCTCAGTGCCACCCGGCTTCGGTGGACGTGGTGGGCTACGGCGCGGGTTTCGTCGTGGTGTTCACGGGCGCGCACACCGCGGTCCGCCGGTGGGCGCCGCACGCCGATCCGCTGATCCTGCCGTGCGTCGCGCTGCTCAACGGCCTCGGCGTGGTGATGATCCGCCGGCTCGACCTCGCGCACGCCGCCGCCGGGCAGCCGACCGAAGACGCGTCCCGGCAGGCGTTGTGGACCGTGCTGGGGGCCGGCGCGTTCGTCGCGGTGCTCGCCGCGGTGCGCGACCACCGGCGGCTGGCGCGGTTCGGCTACACCGCCGGGCTCGTCGCCGTCGTGGCCACGGCGGTACCGGCCCTGCTGCCGAGCGGCGTTTCGGAGGTCAACGGCGCGAAGGTGTGGATCCGGCTCGGTCCGGTTTCGGTGGAGCCGGGGGAGTTCGCCAAGATCCTGCTGGTCGTGTTCGCCGCGGCGTTCCTGGTGCGCAAGCGCGAGCTGTTCGCCACGGCCGGCCGGCGGATCGCCGGGGTCGAACTGCCGCGCCCGCGCGACCTCGGCCCGATCGCGATCGCGACCGCGGCCTGCCTGGGCATGCTCACCTTCGAGAAGGAACTCGGGGCCGCACTGCTGTTCTTCGGGATCATCCTGGTGATGGTCTACACCGCGACCGGCAAAGCGGTCTGGATCGGCCTCGGGGGCACCTTGTTCGCCGGCGGCAGCGTCCTCGCCTGCACCTTGTTCACCCACGTGCGGCAGCGGGTCGCCAACTGGATCGATCCCCTCGCGACCTACGACCTGCCCGGCGGCGGGTACCAGCTGGCGCAGGGGCTGTTCGGGCTGGGCACGGGGGGTCTCACCGGCACCGGGCTCGGCGCGGGACGCCCGGAAGCGGTCCCCGAGGCGAGCACCGACTTCATCACCGCCGCGATCGGGGAGGAACTCGGGCTGACCGGGCTCGCTGCCGTCCTGGTCGTCTACCTGCTGATCGCGCTGCGCGGCCTGCGGGCGGCCCTGACCGTGCGGGAACCCTTCGGCAAGCTGCTCGCGGGCGGCCTGGCGTTCGCCCTGGTGCTGCAGATCTTCGTGGTGGTCGGCGGCGTCACGAAGCTGATCCCGGAAACCGGCCTCACCGCGCCCTTCCTGTCCGCGGGGGGCTCTTCCCTGCTGGCCAACTACGGGCTGGTCGCCGTGCTGGTGCGGGTCTCCGACGCGGCGAACCGTCCGGCGGCGCCGGACGCCGCGCCCGTCCGGACTCCGGTGGCCGAAGAACTGACCCGGCTGGTCCGGCCGGTCGTGGCGAAGCTGGCCGCACTGCCCGGAGCGGACGCCCTGCCGCCGCCACCGGCCCGGCCGGTCCCGGCGATCCCCGGTGATCCGCTCGGCCTCGGCCTGTTCCGGGGCGGGCCGTGCGACCTGGTGCCCTCCGGGCGGCCGACCCGGGTCTTCGGCACCCACCCCGGCCGGACGCCGTGA
- a CDS encoding ArsR/SmtB family transcription factor: MPAPPDPLPPDVLQDAAATFGLLSATVRLHLLWLLADGESDVGTLADGTGQSVATVSHHLGKLKLAGLVRARREGKHQIHYVDDPHVVEMIRIAVDHHRELRAPRRRRRSG; the protein is encoded by the coding sequence GTGCCCGCCCCACCCGATCCACTGCCGCCCGACGTCCTCCAGGACGCGGCGGCCACGTTCGGCCTGCTGTCCGCCACTGTCCGGCTGCACCTGCTGTGGCTGCTCGCGGACGGCGAATCCGACGTCGGCACGCTGGCCGACGGGACCGGTCAGAGCGTTGCCACGGTCAGCCACCACCTCGGAAAGCTCAAGCTCGCCGGGCTGGTCCGCGCCCGCCGCGAAGGCAAGCACCAGATCCACTACGTCGACGACCCCCATGTCGTCGAGATGATCCGGATCGCCGTCGACCACCACCGGGAACTCCGGGCACCCCGCCGACGGCGCCGCAGCGGTTAG
- a CDS encoding glycoside hydrolase family 31 protein: MLFRSSDTALEVRHRHEVLTIEAWGHDSVRVRAAPYRIPAESHGALDRPPDAEPPIVKTSDRHAVFVHGELTVDVGFDTGAAYPEPLLTFTRTSTGEELLAERREHFWMPGARVFQGNRSGAYEIHQQFAAYPGEKLYGLGQRTHGRLDVKGLSLDLVQRNAEVSIPFVLSSRGYGLLWNSPAVGRVEFSENGTRWQAGQAREIDYWLTAAPTPAAILARYADATGHSPELPDWASGFWQCKLRYRDQEELLGVAREHHRRGLPMSVIVADYFHWPAMGDFRFDETEWPDVPGMVDELAGMGVKLMVSIWPTVSPLSEHFAEYRDRGLLVGSDQGVEFHQTIQDKGMAVPMPVAFYDPTNPETREFVWDVVRRNYLDQGIDVFWLDASEPELNPAHPGNLAFYAGPGAEVATIYPRDNARLFAEGMAAAGRAPTVLLCRSAWAGAQKYGAAVWSGDIPATWQSLREQIRAGLGVAISGIPWWTTDIGGFHGGDAGDPAYRELMIRWFQYGVFCPLFRLHGDREPRTPTSYAQTGGPNEVWSYGDEAYEIISGLLHLRERLRPYIHEQMRAAARDGLPPMRPLFVDHPGDPAAWEVDDQFLFGPDILVAPITEPGQRSRPVYLPAGSRWVDAATGETVDGGTTRDVAAPLDRIPVFTREGADLPLEPS, from the coding sequence GTGCTCTTCCGGTCTTCCGACACTGCTCTCGAAGTGCGGCACCGCCACGAGGTGCTCACGATCGAGGCGTGGGGCCACGACAGCGTCCGCGTCCGGGCGGCTCCCTACCGGATCCCGGCCGAAAGCCACGGCGCGCTCGACCGGCCGCCGGACGCCGAGCCGCCGATCGTCAAGACCTCGGACCGGCACGCCGTCTTCGTCCACGGCGAGCTGACCGTGGACGTCGGCTTCGACACCGGCGCCGCCTACCCGGAACCGCTGCTGACGTTCACCCGCACCAGTACCGGGGAGGAACTGCTGGCGGAGCGCCGTGAGCACTTCTGGATGCCGGGTGCGCGGGTCTTCCAGGGCAACCGGTCCGGCGCGTACGAGATCCACCAGCAGTTCGCGGCCTATCCGGGCGAAAAGCTGTACGGTCTCGGCCAGCGCACCCACGGGCGGCTCGACGTCAAGGGCCTGTCGCTGGACCTGGTGCAGCGCAACGCCGAGGTGTCCATCCCGTTCGTGCTGTCCAGCCGCGGCTACGGCCTGCTGTGGAACAGCCCGGCGGTCGGCCGGGTCGAGTTCTCCGAGAACGGCACCCGCTGGCAGGCCGGCCAAGCGCGGGAAATCGACTACTGGCTGACCGCCGCACCCACCCCCGCCGCGATCCTGGCGCGGTACGCGGACGCCACGGGCCACTCCCCCGAGCTGCCGGACTGGGCGAGCGGCTTCTGGCAGTGCAAGCTGCGCTACCGCGACCAGGAGGAGCTGCTCGGCGTGGCGCGCGAACACCACCGGCGCGGCCTGCCGATGTCGGTGATCGTCGCCGACTACTTCCACTGGCCGGCGATGGGCGACTTCCGGTTCGACGAGACCGAATGGCCGGACGTGCCGGGCATGGTCGACGAACTGGCCGGGATGGGCGTCAAGCTCATGGTGTCGATCTGGCCGACGGTGTCGCCGCTGAGCGAGCACTTCGCCGAGTACCGGGACCGCGGCCTGCTCGTCGGCTCCGACCAGGGCGTGGAGTTCCACCAGACGATCCAGGACAAGGGCATGGCCGTGCCGATGCCGGTGGCGTTCTACGACCCGACCAACCCCGAGACCCGCGAGTTCGTCTGGGACGTCGTCCGGCGCAACTACCTGGACCAGGGCATCGACGTGTTCTGGCTCGACGCGAGCGAGCCCGAGCTCAACCCGGCCCACCCGGGGAACCTCGCCTTCTACGCCGGACCGGGCGCCGAGGTCGCCACGATCTACCCGCGCGACAACGCCCGCCTGTTCGCCGAGGGCATGGCCGCGGCCGGGCGGGCGCCGACCGTGCTGCTGTGCCGCTCGGCGTGGGCCGGAGCGCAGAAGTACGGCGCCGCGGTGTGGTCCGGCGACATCCCGGCGACGTGGCAGTCGCTGCGGGAGCAGATCCGGGCCGGGCTCGGCGTCGCGATCTCGGGAATCCCGTGGTGGACCACCGACATCGGCGGGTTCCACGGCGGTGACGCCGGTGATCCGGCCTACCGGGAGCTCATGATCCGCTGGTTCCAGTACGGCGTGTTCTGCCCGCTGTTCCGGTTGCACGGTGACCGCGAGCCCCGCACGCCGACGTCGTACGCGCAGACCGGCGGGCCCAACGAGGTGTGGTCCTACGGCGATGAGGCGTACGAGATCATCTCCGGGCTGCTGCACCTGCGGGAACGGCTGCGGCCTTACATCCACGAGCAGATGCGTGCCGCCGCGCGCGACGGCCTGCCGCCGATGCGGCCGCTGTTCGTCGACCACCCCGGCGACCCGGCGGCCTGGGAGGTCGACGACCAGTTCCTGTTCGGCCCCGACATCCTCGTCGCCCCGATCACCGAACCCGGGCAGCGCTCGCGCCCGGTCTACCTGCCGGCCGGGAGCCGGTGGGTGGACGCCGCCACCGGGGAGACCGTCGACGGCGGGACGACCCGCGACGTCGCCGCACCCCTCGACCGCATCCCCGTCTTCACCCGTGAGGGCGCCGACTTGCCCCTGGAGCCTTCGTGA
- a CDS encoding Sec-independent protein translocase family protein, giving the protein MFGLSLEQLLVLLVAALFVLGPERLPGAVSRLARVARQAREFAVGAQQRLEAELGPEFRQLRKPLQELQALREFDPRLALRYPLPDERPVGAPATGLRPGERPPVDPEAT; this is encoded by the coding sequence GTGTTCGGTCTCAGCCTCGAGCAGCTGCTCGTCCTCCTGGTGGCCGCGTTGTTCGTCCTCGGGCCCGAGCGGCTGCCCGGCGCGGTGAGCCGGCTGGCGCGGGTCGCCCGTCAGGCCCGCGAGTTCGCCGTCGGTGCGCAGCAGCGGCTGGAGGCCGAGCTCGGCCCGGAATTCCGGCAACTGCGCAAGCCACTGCAGGAGCTGCAGGCACTGCGCGAGTTCGACCCGCGCCTGGCGCTGCGGTATCCCCTGCCGGACGAGAGGCCGGTGGGCGCTCCCGCAACGGGACTGCGTCCCGGCGAGCGACCACCGGTCGATCCCGAGGCCACCTGA
- the ftsW gene encoding putative lipid II flippase FtsW, with the protein MTPRRGELAAGPARASRVATLGETLTGWPARPLASFHLVLALAGLLAVLGVVMVLSASSVSSYDPRTGGGQYGLFGKHMTYVALGAVVFFFALRLPIRRIRALGGATMIASLVMLVLVLTPLGATGGGAQRWFVVAGQSIQPIEFAKLSLTLWGAHVLVAKDHLLHRWRHLLVPVVPAALLMFALVMAQPNLSGTVTLGIITLTLLWFAGVPARLFAALLLGAGGGSTVLALTAGYRLARILSFFSASPDTAAESYQTTQALYALADGGVFGRGLGQGSSNWGYLPGVENDFIFALIGEELGFAGCLVVIALYAGVAVVGMRIARRNVDPWIRIVAGTLTVLVVAQAAINIGYVVGLLPVTGVTLPLISYGGSSLLVTSAMFGILANCARNEPRAVAALRASGPGRPGSFLRLPAPDVPRRLRRFR; encoded by the coding sequence GTGACCCCCCGCCGCGGTGAGCTCGCCGCCGGACCGGCCCGCGCATCCCGGGTGGCCACGCTGGGGGAGACCCTGACCGGGTGGCCGGCCCGCCCGCTCGCCTCCTTCCACCTCGTGCTGGCCCTGGCCGGTCTCCTCGCGGTCCTCGGCGTGGTGATGGTGCTGAGTGCCTCGTCGGTGTCCTCGTACGATCCCCGCACCGGCGGCGGTCAGTACGGCTTGTTCGGCAAGCACATGACCTATGTCGCACTGGGCGCGGTCGTGTTCTTCTTCGCGCTGCGTCTGCCGATTCGGCGAATCCGGGCGCTGGGCGGGGCGACGATGATCGCGTCGCTGGTCATGCTGGTGCTCGTGCTCACCCCGCTCGGCGCCACCGGCGGCGGGGCGCAACGCTGGTTCGTCGTCGCCGGGCAGTCGATCCAGCCGATCGAGTTCGCCAAGCTTTCGCTCACCCTGTGGGGCGCGCACGTGCTGGTCGCCAAGGATCACCTGCTGCACCGGTGGCGGCACCTGCTGGTCCCGGTGGTGCCGGCGGCGCTGCTCATGTTCGCGCTGGTGATGGCGCAGCCCAACCTGAGCGGTACGGTAACCCTCGGCATCATCACGCTCACCCTGCTGTGGTTCGCGGGCGTCCCCGCCCGGCTGTTCGCGGCCCTGCTGCTCGGTGCGGGCGGCGGGAGCACCGTGCTGGCCCTGACGGCCGGGTACCGGCTGGCGCGGATCCTGTCGTTCTTCTCCGCGTCCCCCGACACCGCTGCCGAGTCCTACCAGACGACCCAGGCGTTGTACGCGCTCGCCGACGGTGGCGTGTTCGGCCGTGGTCTCGGGCAGGGCAGCTCGAATTGGGGATACCTGCCCGGGGTGGAGAACGATTTCATCTTCGCCCTCATCGGCGAGGAACTCGGTTTTGCCGGCTGTCTCGTCGTGATCGCTCTTTACGCGGGTGTCGCCGTGGTGGGGATGCGGATCGCGCGTCGCAACGTCGACCCGTGGATCCGGATCGTCGCGGGCACGCTGACCGTGCTCGTGGTCGCCCAGGCGGCGATCAACATCGGTTACGTCGTCGGTTTGCTGCCGGTCACCGGCGTCACGTTGCCGCTGATCTCCTACGGCGGCTCGTCATTGCTCGTCACCTCGGCGATGTTCGGAATCCTCGCGAACTGTGCCCGCAACGAACCCCGCGCCGTGGCCGCTCTGCGGGCCTCCGGGCCCGGCAGGCCGGGCTCGTTCCTGAGGTTGCCCGCGCCCGACGTCCCACGCCGGTTGCGCCGATTTCGCTGA
- a CDS encoding carbohydrate ABC transporter permease — protein MTRQRAWWKTALGIVLAALMLFPVYWMVNVSLTKTENMRADPPHWYPKDPTLQGYANVFSDQFPALGTSLFVGLGCVVLTLVISAPAGFALAKLRVRGKGTLNFVLLVAQMIPSVVMAIGFYAIYVRLGWLNTVWGLVVADSTIAVPFGVLVFTTFMSGIAGELLQAAKIDGAGTWRTFTSIVLPISRNAILTVSLFAFLWAWSDFIFASTLDRNGDMVPVTLGIYRYIGNNTTEWNSIMATAAVASVPAAILLIVAQRYVAGGVTAGAVKD, from the coding sequence ATGACACGGCAACGCGCCTGGTGGAAGACGGCCCTCGGCATCGTGCTGGCCGCGCTGATGCTCTTCCCCGTCTACTGGATGGTCAACGTCTCGCTCACCAAGACCGAGAACATGCGCGCCGACCCGCCGCACTGGTACCCGAAGGACCCGACGCTGCAGGGGTACGCGAACGTGTTCAGCGACCAGTTCCCGGCGCTGGGCACGAGCCTGTTCGTCGGGCTCGGCTGCGTCGTGCTGACCCTGGTGATCTCGGCGCCGGCGGGGTTCGCACTGGCCAAGCTGCGGGTGCGCGGCAAGGGCACGCTCAACTTCGTGCTGCTGGTCGCGCAGATGATCCCCAGCGTGGTGATGGCCATCGGGTTCTACGCGATCTACGTCCGGCTCGGCTGGCTCAACACCGTGTGGGGCCTGGTCGTCGCCGACTCGACCATCGCGGTCCCCTTCGGCGTCCTGGTGTTCACCACGTTCATGTCCGGCATCGCGGGCGAGCTGCTGCAGGCGGCCAAGATCGACGGTGCCGGAACGTGGCGCACCTTCACGTCGATCGTGCTGCCGATCAGCCGCAACGCGATCCTGACGGTCTCGCTGTTCGCGTTCCTGTGGGCCTGGTCGGACTTCATCTTCGCGTCCACATTGGACCGCAATGGCGACATGGTACCGGTGACGCTCGGGATCTACCGCTACATCGGCAACAACACGACCGAGTGGAACTCGATCATGGCGACGGCCGCGGTGGCGTCCGTGCCCGCCGCGATCCTGCTCATCGTCGCTCAACGGTACGTAGCCGGCGGAGTCACCGCCGGCGCGGTCAAGGACTAG
- a CDS encoding carbohydrate ABC transporter permease has translation MRVTTNTAVAERRVRSAPAPATGDRKGKRGRPTQWAALGFLTPLAAYLAIFYAYPLVRNIDLSVHDYNARAFVLGNAKFVGFDNYAAIFSSPAFGPAVRNTVVFTFGSIAAQYLIGLVLAVFFRNNFRLSGVLRALFLVPWLLPLIVSGSTWSWMLNSDNGIVNSVLRAFGIGEINWLTSPDWALTSVLVANIWLGIPFNLVILYSGLQNIPGDLYEAAALDGANAWQQFRRVTVPMLRPVSAITLLLGLVYTLKVVDVIWIMTTGGPGNVSTTLAVWSYREAFGTGQPDFSPAAAIGNLLIVIALVFGFLYLHLQRRQERS, from the coding sequence ATGCGTGTCACCACGAATACCGCGGTGGCCGAGCGGCGGGTGCGGTCCGCGCCCGCCCCGGCCACCGGGGACCGGAAGGGGAAGCGTGGCCGCCCGACGCAGTGGGCGGCCCTCGGCTTCCTCACGCCGCTGGCCGCCTACCTGGCGATCTTCTACGCCTACCCGCTGGTCCGGAACATCGATCTCAGCGTGCACGACTACAACGCCAGGGCGTTCGTACTGGGCAACGCGAAGTTCGTCGGCTTCGACAACTACGCCGCCATCTTCAGCTCGCCGGCGTTCGGGCCCGCGGTGCGGAACACCGTGGTGTTCACCTTCGGGTCGATCGCCGCGCAGTACCTCATCGGGCTGGTACTCGCCGTCTTCTTCCGTAACAACTTCCGGCTGTCCGGGGTGCTGCGGGCGCTGTTCCTGGTGCCGTGGCTGCTGCCGCTGATCGTGTCGGGTTCGACGTGGTCGTGGATGCTCAACAGCGACAACGGCATCGTGAACTCCGTGCTGCGGGCGTTCGGCATCGGCGAAATCAACTGGCTGACCTCGCCGGACTGGGCGCTGACGTCGGTGCTCGTCGCGAACATCTGGCTCGGCATCCCGTTCAACCTGGTGATCCTCTACTCGGGGCTGCAGAACATCCCCGGAGACCTCTACGAGGCCGCCGCGCTGGACGGCGCCAACGCCTGGCAGCAGTTCCGGCGGGTGACGGTGCCGATGCTGCGACCGGTCTCGGCGATCACCCTGCTGCTCGGCCTCGTCTACACCCTCAAGGTGGTGGACGTCATCTGGATCATGACCACGGGCGGTCCGGGGAACGTCTCCACGACCCTCGCCGTCTGGTCCTACCGGGAGGCTTTCGGCACGGGCCAGCCGGACTTCTCCCCCGCGGCGGCGATCGGGAACCTGCTCATCGTGATCGCCCTGGTCTTCGGGTTCCTCTACCTCCACCTCCAACGGCGTCAGGAGCGGTCATGA
- a CDS encoding glycoside hydrolase family 127 protein, giving the protein MTTVIGTDPAGGRPVVPSRGDRRPLGLNEVTVTGGLWARLQETNASATLAHCERWMERLGWLANFDRVADGTTGPERPGWSFSDSEVYKLIEAMCWEHGRSGAPGLDESIRRLTARVGRAQDADGYLNTCFGHAGRPPRYSDLEEGHELYNTGHLLQAAVARLRTSGADELVDLARRAADHVCEVFATDGICGHPEIEVGLAELGRAMGESRYVEQARRFLDRRGHGTLRDIPLGRAYFQDDVPIREAATFRGHAVRALYLSAAAVDVAVELADDPLLHAIERQWEHAVARRTYLTGGMGSRHQDEGFGEDWELPPDRAYCETCAGVASIMVSWRLHLATGDVRYADLMERTFYNIIATSPRSDGRAFFYANPLHQRTPGTPGDDSAVSPRAEGGSRAAWFDVSCCPTNVARTLASWHTYLASAGERDLTLLQYAPSRITTDLTGGRFAIEVDTAYPDDGAVTIHVLSAPRDPVALRLRVPPWASGAVLDDGGGQREVAPGLVAVGRVFTAGETLRLRLPLAPRFTWPDRRVDAVRGCVAVERGPLVLCAESLDLPGIRLDDVAVSPAGLIERDGQVLAQARAVAGAGSAWPYGPASASGSGDAFELPLVPYHRWAERGPTAMRVWLPVSGGGPPRA; this is encoded by the coding sequence GTGACCACCGTGATCGGCACCGACCCGGCGGGCGGCCGTCCCGTCGTACCCTCCCGTGGCGACCGGCGGCCGCTCGGGCTGAACGAGGTCACGGTGACGGGCGGGCTCTGGGCGCGGCTGCAGGAGACGAACGCGTCGGCGACCCTCGCGCACTGCGAACGATGGATGGAACGGCTGGGCTGGCTGGCCAACTTCGACCGCGTCGCCGACGGCACGACCGGTCCGGAGCGGCCCGGGTGGTCGTTCTCGGACTCCGAGGTCTACAAGCTGATCGAGGCGATGTGCTGGGAGCACGGCCGATCCGGCGCGCCGGGGCTCGACGAGTCGATCCGCCGGCTCACCGCCCGCGTCGGCCGGGCCCAGGACGCCGACGGCTACCTGAACACGTGCTTCGGCCACGCCGGCCGGCCTCCCCGCTACAGCGACCTGGAGGAAGGGCATGAGCTGTACAACACCGGCCACCTGCTGCAGGCCGCGGTCGCGCGGCTGCGGACCTCCGGGGCAGACGAACTCGTCGACCTCGCTCGCCGCGCCGCCGACCACGTCTGCGAAGTGTTCGCGACCGACGGGATCTGCGGCCATCCCGAGATCGAGGTCGGGCTCGCGGAGCTCGGCCGGGCGATGGGCGAAAGCCGGTACGTCGAGCAGGCACGCCGGTTCCTCGACCGGCGCGGCCACGGCACACTGCGCGACATCCCGCTGGGCCGGGCGTACTTCCAGGATGACGTCCCGATCCGGGAAGCCGCGACGTTCCGGGGCCACGCGGTGCGGGCGCTCTACCTCTCCGCCGCCGCGGTGGACGTCGCCGTCGAGCTGGCGGACGATCCGCTGCTCCACGCGATCGAACGGCAGTGGGAGCACGCCGTCGCCCGGCGCACGTACCTGACCGGCGGCATGGGTTCCCGGCACCAGGACGAAGGTTTCGGCGAGGACTGGGAACTGCCGCCGGACCGCGCGTACTGCGAGACCTGCGCGGGCGTCGCGTCGATCATGGTGTCGTGGCGGCTCCACCTGGCGACCGGCGACGTCCGGTACGCCGACCTGATGGAGCGCACGTTCTACAACATCATCGCGACGTCCCCGCGCTCCGACGGGCGGGCGTTCTTCTACGCCAACCCCTTGCACCAGCGGACACCCGGGACACCGGGCGATGACTCGGCCGTGAGTCCCCGGGCCGAGGGCGGGTCCCGCGCGGCGTGGTTCGACGTGTCGTGCTGCCCGACCAACGTCGCCCGCACGCTCGCGTCGTGGCACACCTACCTGGCCTCGGCCGGGGAGCGGGACCTGACACTGCTGCAGTACGCGCCGTCCCGCATCACCACGGACCTGACGGGCGGCCGGTTCGCGATCGAGGTCGACACCGCGTATCCCGACGACGGCGCGGTGACGATCCACGTGCTTTCGGCTCCCCGAGACCCGGTGGCCCTGCGGCTGCGCGTCCCGCCGTGGGCTTCCGGCGCGGTGCTCGACGACGGTGGCGGACAACGGGAGGTCGCACCCGGTCTGGTGGCCGTGGGCCGGGTGTTCACGGCGGGCGAGACACTGCGGCTGCGTCTCCCGCTGGCTCCCAGGTTCACGTGGCCCGACCGGCGCGTCGACGCGGTTCGCGGGTGCGTCGCCGTGGAGCGCGGGCCGCTGGTGCTCTGCGCGGAATCCCTGGACCTGCCGGGCATCCGGCTCGACGACGTCGCGGTGAGCCCGGCGGGCTTGATCGAACGAGACGGCCAGGTTCTGGCGCAGGCCCGCGCTGTGGCCGGTGCCGGCTCGGCGTGGCCTTATGGGCCCGCGAGTGCGTCCGGGAGCGGCGATGCATTCGAGTTGCCGCTCGTGCCGTACCACCGGTGGGCGGAGCGGGGCCCTACGGCGATGCGGGTTTGGCTGCCCGTCAGCGGGGGCGGCCCGCCACGAGCGTGA
- a CDS encoding LCP family protein — translation MDHKGQSSSDKRAVRRVLRACRIAVGLASLLVLAGTGVAATMLSELTGALATSDALGAGSPKSSGGDVNLLLIGLDSRKDQDGNPLPPQILDQLHAGDGNEGGYNTNTLILLHIPGDGGKVSAVSIPRDDYVAVSGIPGYTHAKIKEAYGLAKAQAEQALAAHGVTGKADLEHQGREAGRKKTLETVRTFLDVPIDRFAEVNLAGFYDLATALGGVEVCLDHPVADSYSGANFPAGHQTLNGAQALSFARQRHGLTNGDLDRTHRQQAFLSSAAQKLRSAGTFTDLGKLRALIDTAQKDVVVSAGWDVLAFAQQARNLTGGNLEFTTLPIKGYAKIDGQDVNTVDVDRVRSAVRTAFGAPAPAAPQVHASATVDVRNATAKTGLAATVARALAPYGFRDGELTNGRGTSAITYGAGAAGDAATAAKLLGGLPVTADTRVPAGHVRVTLGPGFALPPSPGPPGTATPPGTTAAPPPAGPQGGTVDGSGVPCVD, via the coding sequence ATGGACCACAAGGGACAGTCCTCATCGGACAAGCGAGCCGTGCGCCGGGTGCTGCGGGCTTGCCGGATCGCCGTCGGTCTCGCCTCCCTGCTCGTGCTGGCCGGCACCGGGGTCGCCGCCACGATGCTGTCCGAGTTGACCGGCGCCCTGGCCACGTCCGACGCGCTGGGCGCCGGCAGCCCGAAGTCCTCGGGCGGTGACGTGAACCTCCTGCTGATCGGGCTCGACTCGCGCAAGGACCAGGACGGAAACCCGTTGCCGCCACAGATCCTGGACCAGCTCCACGCCGGCGACGGCAACGAAGGCGGCTACAACACCAACACGCTCATCCTGCTGCACATCCCCGGCGACGGTGGCAAGGTCTCGGCGGTGTCCATCCCCCGCGACGACTACGTCGCCGTCTCGGGCATCCCCGGATACACCCACGCCAAGATCAAGGAGGCGTACGGACTGGCCAAGGCCCAGGCCGAACAAGCGCTGGCAGCGCACGGCGTCACGGGCAAAGCGGACCTGGAGCACCAAGGCCGCGAAGCGGGACGGAAGAAGACCCTGGAAACCGTGCGGACCTTCCTCGACGTGCCGATAGACCGGTTCGCCGAGGTCAACCTGGCCGGCTTCTACGACCTCGCGACCGCTCTCGGCGGGGTGGAGGTGTGCCTCGACCACCCGGTCGCGGACAGCTACTCGGGCGCGAACTTCCCCGCCGGGCACCAGACACTGAACGGAGCACAGGCACTGTCGTTCGCGCGGCAGCGGCACGGCCTGACCAACGGCGACCTCGACCGCACCCACCGGCAGCAGGCGTTCCTGTCTTCCGCCGCGCAGAAGCTGCGCAGCGCGGGCACGTTCACCGACCTGGGCAAGCTGCGGGCCCTCATCGACACCGCGCAGAAGGACGTCGTCGTCTCCGCCGGCTGGGACGTCCTGGCCTTCGCCCAGCAGGCCAGGAACCTGACCGGCGGCAACCTCGAGTTCACGACGCTGCCGATCAAGGGCTACGCGAAGATCGACGGCCAGGACGTCAACACGGTCGACGTCGACCGGGTGCGTTCGGCCGTACGAACCGCATTCGGCGCCCCGGCGCCCGCCGCACCGCAGGTCCACGCCTCGGCCACCGTCGACGTGCGCAACGCCACCGCCAAGACCGGGCTGGCCGCCACGGTCGCCCGGGCGCTGGCACCGTACGGATTCCGGGACGGCGAGCTGACCAACGGCCGGGGAACGTCGGCGATCACCTACGGCGCCGGTGCGGCCGGCGACGCGGCCACGGCGGCGAAACTGCTGGGCGGCCTGCCCGTCACCGCCGACACCCGCGTCCCGGCCGGCCACGTGCGCGTCACCCTGGGCCCCGGCTTCGCCCTGCCACCCTCGCCGGGACCACCCGGCACTGCCACCCCACCCGGCACGACCGCCGCACCACCGCCGGCCGGTCCGCAGGGCGGCACAGTCGACGGCAGCGGTGTCCCCTGCGTCGACTGA